The Bubalus bubalis isolate 160015118507 breed Murrah chromosome 8, NDDB_SH_1, whole genome shotgun sequence sequence TTCCTTGATTCATGCAGGAATGAATGATAGAAGTTGGCAAACACCTGGAATGTATCAGTAATGGTTTTAAGCCtgaatatgggtttccctggtggctcagtggtaaagaatatgccttccaatgcaagagatgcaggttcaatccctgggttgggaagatgccctggagagggaaatggcaacccactccagtattcttggctgggcaatcccatagactgagaagcctggcaggttacagtccatggtgtcgcaaaagagtcagacatgactgagcaagtaaacaacaacaacaacaacaacgtggAAATGAATAGTTTCGGGGATGTTCCTCAAGTTTTCTTCCAATAGGAATGCCTGACTTTGAAAGACAAACTATCTCCAGCACAATCAAggcttttcaataaaaaattttaatagatatcATAAAGGATAACAGGTATGATCCATATCAAAACCATAGAGGAGGAAAGATTCACATAACTTAATCTTGGGAAACAGTgtccattaaaatatttgttttttcatatatataaagtaaTCATAGAACATGAATCTTATGTTCTTCTTGAAACGTTGACATGAGACAGTATGACCCCATAGAGATGTACAAGACTTAGTTGGGTGGATTAATAAAAGGTCCATCATCTTCTTCAGATTCTAAGAATCTCacagtgatgaaagagaaatttgtgttttgtgtgtgtatagtttTTATTCCCCAAAAATGTAACAGAATAAAGGGTGACTGGCATTATGTTTTAAGAACAATGTTATAGAAGTCTACATAGCTTATAGTAGGAGGATAATAAAGGAGGTTTGTGTGGGATAATaagcaaagaggaagagaagcaatGGTATGTGGAATTTGAAAGAAAGTGTCAGATCAGGGACTTCTagtctttggtggtccagtggttgagactccgagcttccaatgcagggggcacggattcaattcctggccagggaactaagatcccacatgctgcacaatgaagcaaaaaacaaataaataaataaaagttctaaagaaaagaaattgtcaGAGGATATAGAGAAGATAGATGACATGTGTTTTGGGAACTTTATTGTGAAGAAAAGGGGAGAGGTAAAATGAATACTAGGCGTTGAAGTAGAGATGTTCCATTATGCTCCCTTTAAATacgagagatctgggtttgagctGGTAAGAGTGATCCATTTaagaaagcaaaattgaaaatacAAAGTGGAGGGAAATAGTTGTGTTCAATTCCTGAGAGGATGATAGAGAATGGATTAGAACACAAATGCAGAAATTAGAAAGGAAGTAGAACAACAACTCTGTTACAACAGGATGAGAAGAGCAGAGGTCGATTTGGTTGGTCCTGGTGGGTTTTGATGTTTTAATGCTAGGAAGAGTTGAGTTTTTTTCTGGTGGCTTCTACTGCCTCTGTAATCAGGAAAACCATCTGCTGAgaatgaagagagaagaaaatggaggtTTGAATAGAGGAGAGCAAAGTTTAAATGTCTTGGTAGAGGGTAAGAGTGTGGTGTGATACCAGAAAACTGGCAAGTATCCAGATttagaaaagtgagaaagaattcagaaacTATATATTGCTAAGGTTAACACTGATCCTCACCAAAACTGTATCAGATTATAAAGCAAATGTTTGTAAGAACTTCTAAGGAAAGAAGAGTGTTTTCCACCAAGAGTGAGTCAAAGCAAACTGTTCTTATTTCCTTTTGCGTGAAGTTTTGGGGCCTGAAGATGAGAGGAATATTTATTTAGGAAATTATGTGGTAAAATCTTCTAGTTGTCCTTGTGAACATGGCATCAATCAGAATGCAAAATTTTATCAAGGAATACTACTAGGGAGGAAATGGATCTGGAGAATCTAAAAGAATATCCATTTTAGCATTAATACAATCCAGAGCATTAAGGCTGACTCACTTCTCAGGGTTGTCGCATATGCCTTaagattaaaaaacaactttaaatcaACTGAATAATTAAGCTCTAGATAACAATGCAGTCATTAAGCTTGAAATCTTGTGTTTCATACATGTAGCTTTCCGTGTGTCTGAGACAAAAGCTCATGAGCACACATGACCTAAGATTCAGATTCTTTCTACTGATACTGGTCAGGTTCTCACTGACCAATTTGTatttggtcatttttttctttttttcaaggagcGTGACCTTAAAAGATCTAATAGATGACATTGCTACCAAACTGACAAATTCATGTCCCACGTGAACAAAAAATATCATATCTTAATATGTTTGGCAATTCAATGTTTTAAACATATGATTagacatattataatatatacagtTTAAATAAAAAGAGACCATGGATTTTGGTTAACCTCTAGCCAGATCACTCCTGGGCCATCATAGTAACTAAGTGCTCATGAGAGACTGGGTCACCTGAATGGTATTTctaaaggaaacacaaaattaaatgacTAGAACTAGGCCCATATTTTGACCAGTTGTTAAAAATGTCTGCCTAGGTTTAAGATGAACTCCTAGggaaaagtatttaaaacaaaaacgaACAAAGCCAAAAACCTCTTCCAGTCTTGAAACTTTCCTGTTAGGATAGCTTTAAAATTGTGATGTATTCTGAATATATACAAATAGTCTGAATATACAACTACTTTGATCTTTTAAATAAGTtgttttattgccattttacattACAAGAAGCTAATTATTATTTAGCTTGTTGCTAGATGAACTaaacagagaaatataaacacaagaaaataaataccatGTTAAATAACACTCTCAGTAAGTAAATACCACTACACTGtgtcttcttttcaaagctgtgATATCTATTAATTACTtccataaagtaaaattttaagaagCAGCCATAAGTAAGATATTTTCCTTGAGTTGAATTACTGTCCCTCAAGGGTGGATAATACTGGTTACAAGATAGAGGCGTGTCTTCTAGAGGGGTGGTGCTTTATGAGAAGTTTCCAAAATCCCACAAGTGAAGAATCACAGTATAATGCAGTTTAAGATATTATTAAGATttcatggaaaaggaaacggcaacccactccaatattcttgcctggaaaagtccatggacagaggagcctggagggctgcagtccatggggttacacgactgagcatgcatgtatgaGAAGGGTGGAGGGAGATAGGTTGGTAGCAATacactggtagaactaaaaaaaaaaaaaaaaaaaaattcacttttctcTAATTTCCTTATATCCCATTAAATCTTACTTGCTTTtcaaaggaagaagagggaaaggaCATGGAAGGAGACACTGTTGTGAATCCTGGTAGAGACGGTGCCACAAACCAGATTAGGAGAAAGGAACCCCAGATTCCTACCACAACAAATTACAACCGAGTGGGGACCAAATACAACGAGGCTAAGACTAACCGCTCCCCAGCAAGAGGAAGCGAGTTCTCTGGAAAGAGTGATATTCCCAACACATCTTTAGATTCCACTTTCCAGCCAGTCACTGAATTAGACCCAGAAAAAGACGTTCCTTCGACTTCACAGACTGTGACCCAGCCTCCCCCTCTCACTCTGGCAGGCACTTCAGCCTCTTCAAGTGACGGCTCTAAAACCATTCTCCGATTTCCACAGATGAACTTGTCCGGGACGGTGGAATATTCAGATACAGTTTCTACGACGGAATCGCAAGAGGTATCTACTGATATCAGTGAGGAAGAGAGTTTATTGACCAGTTTCAAGCTCGATCCAGGAGCGGATGATTCTTCTGGCTCCAGTCCCGCAGCAACTTCCGCTGTGCCGTTTGTCTCCGAGAACACCCCCCATGGCGATGTATTTCCTTCAGAACACCCAGAGTTCGTCACATACGATGTCTTTATCCCAGAATCTGCGAGAAATGCTTCAGAAGATTCAGCCTCCTCAGGTTCGGAAGAATCTCTCAAGGATCCTTCCGTAGATGGAAATGTGTGGTTTCCTAGTACGACAGACGTGACGACACTGCCCGATGTCGGGTCAGGTAGAGAGAGCCTTCTCCAGACTAATTACACCGGCGTGGATGGTGACGAATCTGAGAAGACAACAGAATCCTCTCCTCCAGGCCCACTGCTGTCACGGGGTCCCTCGGTCTCAGATGTGCGAATGCCACAGTATTCTACCTTTGCGTACTTCCCCACTGAGGTGACACCTCACGCTTTTACTCCGTCCTCCGGACAACACCATTCGGTCCCCACCGTCAACGTGGTACACGCGCAGACAACTCAACCAGTGTACAATGGTGAGGCACCTCTCCAACCTCCCTACAGTAGTGAAGTCTTTCCTCTAGTCACCCCCTTGTTGCTTGACAACCAGACCCTCAACACTACCCCTGCTGCTTCAAGTAGTGATCGGGCCTTGCATGCTACACCTGTATTTCCCAGTGTCGGTGTGTCAGTCGAATCCATCCTGTCTTCTTATGATGGTGCGCCTTTGCTCTCATTTTCCTCCGCTTCCTCCAGTAGTGAATTGCTTCACCGTGTGTATACGATCTCTCAGATCCTTCCGCAAGTTACTGCAGCTCTTGAGAGCGATCAGGGGTCCCTGCATGTTTCTCTGCCGGTGGCTGGGGGTGATTTGCTGTTAGAGCCCAGCCTTGCTCCGTATTCTGATGCCGTGTCGCATCAGATCACTACGCGTGCTGCTTCGGAGACCTTGGAATTTGGTGCTAGCAAGCCTGCTGTTCTTTATCAAACGCTTGTGTTTTCTCCAGCTGAAGCATCCAGCAGTGATGTCATGATGCATGCACGTTCTTCAGGGCCTGAACCTTCTTATGCCTTAACTAATGAGGAGGGCTCCCAACACCTCTTCAGGGTTTCTGACAGTTCTGTGGTACCTGGGCGTGATTCTGTTCAGGGTTCCTTATCTAGCAGCCCTAGTCACCACCTACCGATGCCCGAGTCTCCCTTAGTAACCCCAAGCGCATTGTTGCTGCAGCCCACTCAGGGGCTCTCTGGTGATGGGGAGTGGTCTGGAGCCTCCTCTGATAGTGAATTTTTTGTGCCTGACACAGACGGTCTGACAACCCTTAACATGTCTTCACCCGTTTCTGTAGCTGAATTTACATATCCAACCTCTATGTCTGGTGACGATAACAAGCTACTTTCTAAAAGTGACAGAATACACGGAGAGGAGACAGAACGGCACATTTCTTCTTTCAGTGACCTGGTTTACCCCTCTGAAAGCACAGTCATGCCTGACCTATATGATCGTGTAAATACATTGAATGCCTCTTTACAAGAATCCTCTGCCTCCACTTCTAGCCCAGAGGGCATCCTCCCAGAGCTTCTTGCTTTTACTGCCACTAAGGTATATGATCATGAGATTAGTCAAATTCCAGAAAATAACTTTCCGGTTCAGTCTTCACACGCTGTATCTCAAGCATTTGGTGACACTTCACTTAAACCTGCGCTTAGTGCACACTCAGAGCCAGCATCCTCTGACCCTACTTCTAGTGAAATGTTATCTCCTTCAACTCAGCTCTTAGTTTATGAGCCCTCAGCTTCTTTTAGTACTGAAGTATTGCTGCAACCTTCCTTTCAGGCTTCTGGTGTTGACTTGTTGCTTAAAACTGCTCTGCCAGCTGTGCCTAATGACCCAATAGTGGTTGAAACCCCCAAGGTTGATCACATTAGTTCTACAGTACCACATCTCATGGCATCCAATGCCGCTTCAAGGGAAAATACGCTGCACTCTCCATCTGTACCAATCTCTGATGTATCATCTACTCCTAATACGCATGCTGCTTCACTTCAAGTTTTAACCATTTCTTATGCAAGTGAGAAATATTCTGAACCACTTTTGCATAAAAGCAAAAGTTCCCACCAAACAGTACCTTCATTGTACAGTAATGATGAGTTGTTCCAAACTGCCAATTTGGAGCTTAACCAGGCCTTTCCTACACAAGGAAGGCATGCATTTGCTACTCCTGTTTTATCAGTTGCACCACCAGATACGCTTATAAATAAGCTTGTTTATTCTGATGAAGTCTTCACCTCCACCAAGGGCCCTGTCACCAATGAGGTATTGGCTGGTATTCCTACAGTTGTTTCTGATCCAGTTGTAACTGCTGATCCTTCTGTCCCTTTAGgaaatgtgtatgtttccatttCAGCCATTTCTCCCAACAAGGATGGTTCTGTAACCACAACcaagttgctgtttccttccagAACAACTTCTGAGCCAATTCAAAGTGCCCGATCTGATGCCAATTTGGTGGGTGGTGGTGACAGTGGTGATATTGATGATTACGGTGATGATGATTATGATGACAGAGATAAGGATGGCTTATCCATCAATAGGTGTATGTCATGCTTCTCCTATAGAGAATCACAGGAAAAGGTGATGAATGACTCAGACACCCAGCAGAACAGTTCTGTGGATCAGAATAACCCAATCTCATATGCACTATCTCAgaattctgaagaaggaaatagaatcACAGGTGTCATATCAGACGATCAGACTGATATGGACAGAAGTCCTGATAAATCACCACCAACAAATGTGCCACCCCAGAAGCGCAATGatggaaaacaggaaaatgatGTTCAGACTCACAATACCCTGCTTCCTTTCAGTCCAGAATCTAACGCTTGGGCAGTTCTTACAAGTGATGAAGAGAGTGGATCAGGGCAAGGTGCCTCAGATAGCCTTAATGATAATGAGACTTCCACAGATTTCAGTTTTCCTGATATTAATGAAAAAGATGGTGATGGGGTACTGGAAACAGGTGACTCAGAAATAACTCCTGGATCCCCACAGTCCTCAACACCGACTATTACTAGCGGGCATTCAGAAGTGTTCAACATTTCAGAGGCAGGTTAGTTATGGATCCAAGGGATAGACTGAGGTGTGATGGCTttctgcctcaaaaaaaaaaaaaaaaaaagaaagaaaaatcttggaAAGAGGTATTTGGTAAAATGGCCAtcgtttttaaaaatcaggatatttataaatcaatttgcaggttttaaaatttgatttttttca is a genomic window containing:
- the PTPRZ1 gene encoding receptor-type tyrosine-protein phosphatase zeta isoform X2 translates to MLILKRFLACIQLLCVCRLDWIYGYYRQQRKLVEEIGWSYTGALNQKNWGKKYPTCNSPKQSPINIDEDLTQVNVNLKKLKFQDWDKTSLENTFIHNTGKTVEINLTNDYRLSGGVSETVFKASKIAFHWGKCNMSSDGSEHSLEGQKFPLEMQIYCFDADRFSSFEEAIKGKGKLRALSILFEVGIEENLDYKAIIDGVERVSRFGKQAALDPFTLLNLLPNSTDKYYTYNGSLTSPPCTDTVDWIIFKDTVSISESQLAVFCEVLTMQQSGYVMLMDYLQNNFREQQYKFSRQVFSSYTGKEEIHEAVCSSEPENVQADPENYTSLLVTWERPRVVYDTMIEKFAVLYQQLEGEDQTKHEFLTDGYQDLGAILNNLLPNMSYVLQIVAICTNGLYGKYSDQLIVDMPSDDPELDLFPELIGTEEIIKEEEGKDMEGDTVVNPGRDGATNQIRRKEPQIPTTTNYNRVGTKYNEAKTNRSPARGSEFSGKSDIPNTSLDSTFQPVTELDPEKDVPSTSQTVTQPPPLTLAGTSASSSDGSKTILRFPQMNLSGTVEYSDTVSTTESQEVSTDISEEESLLTSFKLDPGADDSSGSSPAATSAVPFVSENTPHGDVFPSEHPEFVTYDVFIPESARNASEDSASSGSEESLKDPSVDGNVWFPSTTDVTTLPDVGSGRESLLQTNYTGVDGDESEKTTESSPPGPLLSRGPSVSDVRMPQYSTFAYFPTEVTPHAFTPSSGQHHSVPTVNVVHAQTTQPVYNGEAPLQPPYSSEVFPLVTPLLLDNQTLNTTPAASSSDRALHATPVFPSVGVSVESILSSYDGAPLLSFSSASSSSELLHRVYTISQILPQVTAALESDQGSLHVSLPVAGGDLLLEPSLAPYSDAVSHQITTRAASETLEFGASKPAVLYQTLVFSPAEASSSDVMMHARSSGPEPSYALTNEEGSQHLFRVSDSSVVPGRDSVQGSLSSSPSHHLPMPESPLVTPSALLLQPTQGLSGDGEWSGASSDSEFFVPDTDGLTTLNMSSPVSVAEFTYPTSMSGDDNKLLSKSDRIHGEETERHISSFSDLVYPSESTVMPDLYDRVNTLNASLQESSASTSSPEGILPELLAFTATKVYDHEISQIPENNFPVQSSHAVSQAFGDTSLKPALSAHSEPASSDPTSSEMLSPSTQLLVYEPSASFSTEVLLQPSFQASGVDLLLKTALPAVPNDPIVVETPKVDHISSTVPHLMASNAASRENTLHSPSVPISDVSSTPNTHAASLQVLTISYASEKYSEPLLHKSKSSHQTVPSLYSNDELFQTANLELNQAFPTQGRHAFATPVLSVAPPDTLINKLVYSDEVFTSTKGPVTNEVLAGIPTVVSDPVVTADPSVPLGNVYVSISAISPNKDGSVTTTKLLFPSRTTSEPIQSARSDANLVGGGDSGDIDDYGDDDYDDRDKDGLSINRCMSCFSYRESQEKVMNDSDTQQNSSVDQNNPISYALSQNSEEGNRITGVISDDQTDMDRSPDKSPPTNVPPQKRNDGKQENDVQTHNTLLPFSPESNAWAVLTSDEESGSGQGASDSLNDNETSTDFSFPDINEKDGDGVLETGDSEITPGSPQSSTPTITSGHSEVFNISEAEASNSSHESRIGLAEGLESEKKAVIPLVIVSALTFICLVVLVGILIYWRKCFQTAHFYLEDSTSPRVISTPPTPIFPISDDVGAIPIKHFPKHVADLHASSGFTEEFEEVQSCTVDLGITADSSNHPDNKHKNRYINIVAYDHSRVKLAQLAEKDGKLTDYINANYVDGYNRPKAYIAAQGPLKSTAEDFWRMIWEHNVEVIVMITNLVEKGRRKCDQYWPVDGSEEYGNFLVTQKSIQVLAYYTVRNFTLRNTKIKKGSQKGRPSGRVVTQYHYTQWPDMGVPEYSLPVLTFVRKASRAKRHAVGPVVVHCSAGVGRTGTYIVLDSMLQQIQHEGTVNVFGFLKHIRSQRNYLVQTEEQYVFIHDALVEAILSKETEVPDSHIHAYVNGLLIPGPTGKTKLEKQFKLLSQSNIQQSDYSTALKQCNREKNRTSSIIPVERSRVGISSLSGEGADYINASYIMGYYQSNEFIITQHPLLHTIKDFWRMIWDHNAQLVVMLPDGQNMAEDEFVYWPNKDEPINCESFKVTLMAEEHKCLSNEEKLIMQDFILEATQDDYVLEVRHFQCPKWPNPDSPISKTFELISIIKEEAATRDGPMIVHDEHGGVTAGTFCALTTLMHQLEKENSMDVYQVAKMINLMRPGVFADIEQYQFLYKAVLSLVSTRQEENPSTSLDSNGAALADGNIAESLESLV
- the PTPRZ1 gene encoding receptor-type tyrosine-protein phosphatase zeta isoform X1 is translated as MLILKRFLACIQLLCVCRLDWIYGYYRQQRKLVEEIGWSYTGALNQKNWGKKYPTCNSPKQSPINIDEDLTQVNVNLKKLKFQDWDKTSLENTFIHNTGKTVEINLTNDYRLSGGVSETVFKASKIAFHWGKCNMSSDGSEHSLEGQKFPLEMQIYCFDADRFSSFEEAIKGKGKLRALSILFEVGIEENLDYKAIIDGVERVSRFGKQAALDPFTLLNLLPNSTDKYYTYNGSLTSPPCTDTVDWIIFKDTVSISESQLAVFCEVLTMQQSGYVMLMDYLQNNFREQQYKFSRQVFSSYTGKEEIHEAVCSSEPENVQADPENYTSLLVTWERPRVVYDTMIEKFAVLYQQLEGEDQTKHEFLTDGYQDLGAILNNLLPNMSYVLQIVAICTNGLYGKYSDQLIVDMPSDDPELDLFPELIGTEEIIKEEEGKDMEGDTVVNPGRDGATNQIRRKEPQIPTTTNYNRVGTKYNEAKTNRSPARGSEFSGKSDIPNTSLDSTFQPVTELDPEKDVPSTSQTVTQPPPLTLAGTSASSSDGSKTILRFPQMNLSGTVEYSDTVSTTESQEVSTDISEEESLLTSFKLDPGADDSSGSSPAATSAVPFVSENTPHGDVFPSEHPEFVTYDVFIPESARNASEDSASSGSEESLKDPSVDGNVWFPSTTDVTTLPDVGSGRESLLQTNYTGVDGDESEKTTESSPPGPLLSRGPSVSDVRMPQYSTFAYFPTEVTPHAFTPSSGQHHSVPTVNVVHAQTTQPVYNGEAPLQPPYSSEVFPLVTPLLLDNQTLNTTPAASSSDRALHATPVFPSVGVSVESILSSYDGAPLLSFSSASSSSELLHRVYTISQILPQVTAALESDQGSLHVSLPVAGGDLLLEPSLAPYSDAVSHQITTRAASETLEFGASKPAVLYQTLVFSPAEASSSDVMMHARSSGPEPSYALTNEEGSQHLFRVSDSSVVPGRDSVQGSLSSSPSHHLPMPESPLVTPSALLLQPTQGLSGDGEWSGASSDSEFFVPDTDGLTTLNMSSPVSVAEFTYPTSMSGDDNKLLSKSDRIHGEETERHISSFSDLVYPSESTVMPDLYDRVNTLNASLQESSASTSSPEGILPELLAFTATKVYDHEISQIPENNFPVQSSHAVSQAFGDTSLKPALSAHSEPASSDPTSSEMLSPSTQLLVYEPSASFSTEVLLQPSFQASGVDLLLKTALPAVPNDPIVVETPKVDHISSTVPHLMASNAASRENTLHSPSVPISDVSSTPNTHAASLQVLTISYASEKYSEPLLHKSKSSHQTVPSLYSNDELFQTANLELNQAFPTQGRHAFATPVLSVAPPDTLINKLVYSDEVFTSTKGPVTNEVLAGIPTVVSDPVVTADPSVPLGNVYVSISAISPNKDGSVTTTKLLFPSRTTSEPIQSARSDANLVGGGDSGDIDDYGDDDYDDRDKDGLSINRCMSCFSYRESQEKVMNDSDTQQNSSVDQNNPISYALSQNSEEGNRITGVISDDQTDMDRSPDKSPPTNVPPQKRNDGKQENDVQTHNTLLPFSPESNAWAVLTSDEESGSGQGASDSLNDNETSTDFSFPDINEKDGDGVLETGDSEITPGSPQSSTPTITSGHSEVFNISEAEASNSSHESRIGLAEGLESEKKAVIPLVIVSALTFICLVVLVGILIYWRKCFQTAHFYLEDSTSPRVISTPPTPIFPISDDVGAIPIKHFPKHVADLHASSGFTEEFETLKEFYQEVQSCTVDLGITADSSNHPDNKHKNRYINIVAYDHSRVKLAQLAEKDGKLTDYINANYVDGYNRPKAYIAAQGPLKSTAEDFWRMIWEHNVEVIVMITNLVEKGRRKCDQYWPVDGSEEYGNFLVTQKSIQVLAYYTVRNFTLRNTKIKKGSQKGRPSGRVVTQYHYTQWPDMGVPEYSLPVLTFVRKASRAKRHAVGPVVVHCSAGVGRTGTYIVLDSMLQQIQHEGTVNVFGFLKHIRSQRNYLVQTEEQYVFIHDALVEAILSKETEVPDSHIHAYVNGLLIPGPTGKTKLEKQFKLLSQSNIQQSDYSTALKQCNREKNRTSSIIPVERSRVGISSLSGEGADYINASYIMGYYQSNEFIITQHPLLHTIKDFWRMIWDHNAQLVVMLPDGQNMAEDEFVYWPNKDEPINCESFKVTLMAEEHKCLSNEEKLIMQDFILEATQDDYVLEVRHFQCPKWPNPDSPISKTFELISIIKEEAATRDGPMIVHDEHGGVTAGTFCALTTLMHQLEKENSMDVYQVAKMINLMRPGVFADIEQYQFLYKAVLSLVSTRQEENPSTSLDSNGAALADGNIAESLESLV